GCGACGAACTCGGTCGTCCTCGCGTACGACTCCGGGAGCGACGGCGGAGAGCGAGTCGCAGCCGCCGGTTCCGACGGGTGGTTTCGCCCGCTGCTCGACGGCTCGGTGTCGCTCGGGCGGACGGATCCGGACGTGGACCCGCTCGGATATCGGACTCTCTTCGTGCTCGAGCTCGCGAGCGAGCACTACGACACCGACGTCGACCTCCGAGCGGAGATTCCGACTCGCGAGCAGCTCTTCCCGGAGACCCAACTCGTCAGCCAGTTCGAGACCGGCAGTATCGACGCCGCAGTCACGTACCGCAATATGGCGGTCGAACGCGGCTACGAGTTCGTCGAACTCCCGGCCGCGATCGACCTGAGCGACCCCGCCCGCGCCGACGACTACGTGACCGCAAGCTACGAGCTCCCGAGCGGCACGGTCGTCAGCGGCGGTCCGATCAGCTACGCCTCGACGGCCCGAAAGATGAACGCGACAGTGACCCACGCGTTCGATGCACAGATCAGCGGCACGTACCTCAGCGACTTCGGCTTCTCCGTGCCGGACGACTACCCGACGTTCTCAGGCAATGTTCCCGACGAGATCATCGACTGACGCCGCCGACCGGTTCGATTGGCTCTCCGTCACGCTGCTCTTAG
This DNA window, taken from Halobellus sp. LT62, encodes the following:
- a CDS encoding extracellular solute-binding protein: MDADRGEICRRAFLCGAAAAGLGGLSGCAGVVGSGGQRPTPVSILAAGSLNNAFENGLRSDLETPIQIEAHGSARVARMVAEGQKDPDIVAVADTALFDGPLRPSWFAEFATNSVVLAYDSGSDGGERVAAAGSDGWFRPLLDGSVSLGRTDPDVDPLGYRTLFVLELASEHYDTDVDLRAEIPTREQLFPETQLVSQFETGSIDAAVTYRNMAVERGYEFVELPAAIDLSDPARADDYVTASYELPSGTVVSGGPISYASTARKMNATVTHAFDAQISGTYLSDFGFSVPDDYPTFSGNVPDEIID